Proteins from a single region of Isachenkonia alkalipeptolytica:
- a CDS encoding PHP domain-containing protein: MNKFWDFHIHSGLSPCATEEMTPNNILNMAIIKELDGIAITDHNSVGNLASFYHLAKTKDIEFLPGVEITTREEIHVLIFFENLDPLSHIEKVLKEKLPDVKNHKEIFGSQVLFDKQDKVIGEEERLLTNATQLSLKDTMNLAKEIDGILIPAHVDRKSFSVLSNLGFIPPEFDGRFLEVSRGIKKKELYQEFPFVKNYEILQNSDAHQLTDILEKKEANEFHLRKKESIMQALQKKS, encoded by the coding sequence ATGAATAAATTTTGGGATTTTCATATTCACAGCGGTTTATCCCCCTGTGCGACGGAGGAAATGACTCCGAATAATATTTTAAATATGGCTATAATTAAGGAACTGGATGGGATAGCAATTACCGATCATAATTCCGTTGGAAACCTGGCATCTTTTTATCACTTAGCAAAAACTAAAGACATTGAATTTCTTCCCGGTGTGGAAATAACTACTCGTGAAGAAATTCATGTGCTTATTTTTTTTGAAAACCTGGATCCTCTTAGCCATATTGAAAAAGTATTGAAAGAAAAACTTCCAGATGTGAAAAATCACAAAGAAATTTTCGGCAGCCAGGTATTATTCGATAAACAGGATAAGGTTATCGGAGAAGAAGAGCGGTTGCTGACAAATGCCACACAACTGTCATTGAAAGACACGATGAATTTGGCAAAAGAGATTGATGGGATTTTAATTCCGGCTCATGTTGATCGAAAAAGTTTCAGTGTTCTAAGTAACTTAGGGTTTATTCCTCCGGAGTTTGACGGAAGATTCTTAGAGGTGAGTAGAGGTATTAAGAAAAAGGAGCTCTACCAGGAATTTCCCTTTGTAAAAAACTATGAGATTTTACAAAATTCAGATGCCCATCAGTTAACTGATATTTTAGAAAAGAAAGAAGCAAATGAATTTCATTTAAGAAAAAAAGAATCAATAATGCAGGCATTGCAAAAAAAAAGTTAA
- the nadE gene encoding NAD(+) synthase, translated as MKEKQETNHFAKETPKQVEACIGWIQDQVRIANCKGVLVGLSGGIDSAVVANLLVRAFPDDSLGVILPIDSNQQDAKHALKAAEACNIKNMAIDLSMEKNSILAKTREGLNAIRAVGHKNPKLSDGNLRARLRMATLYTLANEMNYLVVGTDNKAELYTGYFTKYGDGGVDILPLASLLKKEVYQWGEYLEVPEEIMHKDPSAGLWEGQSDETEMGITYEKIDRYLQGKKIPDKDEELIKKLHNSTEHKRKTPPVFELI; from the coding sequence ATGAAAGAAAAACAAGAAACGAACCATTTTGCAAAAGAAACCCCGAAACAGGTTGAAGCATGTATCGGATGGATTCAGGATCAGGTTAGAATAGCGAATTGCAAAGGTGTTTTGGTAGGTCTTTCCGGTGGGATAGACTCGGCTGTGGTAGCGAATTTACTTGTCAGAGCCTTTCCTGATGATTCTTTAGGGGTGATTTTGCCTATTGATAGTAATCAGCAGGATGCCAAGCATGCATTAAAAGCAGCGGAGGCATGTAATATTAAAAACATGGCGATTGATCTTTCGATGGAAAAAAACAGCATTCTAGCTAAAACACGGGAAGGACTAAATGCAATCCGAGCCGTGGGACATAAAAATCCCAAACTAAGTGATGGGAATCTTCGAGCGAGATTGAGGATGGCAACCCTTTATACATTAGCCAATGAAATGAATTATCTAGTTGTTGGAACGGATAACAAAGCGGAACTGTACACTGGATACTTTACAAAATATGGTGATGGAGGGGTGGATATTTTACCCTTGGCCTCCTTATTAAAAAAAGAAGTATATCAATGGGGAGAGTATCTTGAAGTTCCGGAGGAAATCATGCATAAGGATCCTTCGGCAGGTCTTTGGGAAGGCCAATCCGATGAAACTGAAATGGGAATTACCTATGAAAAAATTGATCGCTACTTACAAGGCAAAAAGATTCCGGATAAGGATGAAGAATTAATAAAAAAACTTCATAACAGTACGGAGCACAAACGAAAAACTCCCCCGGTTTTTGAGTTAATATAA
- a CDS encoding YigZ family protein, whose product MIIIYKKYKKIEKEDSCEIIIQKSSFIGFGAPITSEEEAQSLIAKTKKSYPDANHHVYAYIVGKNYEIQRFSDDGEPSGTAGKPILEIMKKEELVDSLIIVTRYFGGIKLGAGGLIRAYAKSAKEVLGLSGVVTMQLYELMNLEFEYHHWGKVENEIRNQKFFKLKSVDYDEKVHCQVYIAPEDVAKAKKAFMDLTAGQGNMVRDSQEYIKEE is encoded by the coding sequence GTGATCATAATCTATAAGAAATATAAGAAAATTGAAAAAGAAGATTCCTGTGAGATTATAATTCAAAAATCCAGTTTTATTGGATTCGGCGCACCAATCACTAGTGAAGAAGAAGCTCAGAGTCTAATTGCGAAAACGAAGAAGTCCTATCCCGATGCAAACCATCACGTATACGCTTACATTGTGGGTAAAAACTATGAAATTCAAAGATTCAGTGATGACGGGGAGCCCTCAGGTACCGCTGGAAAACCAATTCTTGAAATAATGAAAAAGGAAGAGTTAGTGGATTCACTAATCATAGTCACCCGATATTTTGGTGGAATTAAGCTTGGTGCCGGAGGCTTAATAAGAGCATATGCAAAATCCGCCAAAGAAGTACTGGGGCTTAGTGGTGTAGTAACAATGCAGCTTTATGAGCTAATGAATTTGGAATTTGAATATCATCATTGGGGAAAAGTGGAAAATGAAATTAGAAATCAAAAATTCTTTAAACTGAAATCCGTAGATTATGATGAAAAAGTTCATTGCCAGGTGTATATTGCCCCGGAGGATGTAGCAAAAGCTAAGAAAGCTTTCATGGACCTAACAGCTGGACAAGGAAATATGGTAAGAGATTCTCAGGAATATATAAAGGAGGAATAA
- a CDS encoding DRTGG domain-containing protein — translation MKLSEVKELLGAEILAGEDNLKTEITSAFACDLMSDVLAFVEDKSLLLTGLINMQTIRTAEMMDIEAIVFVRGKKPNDEILKLARENNMVILTTKHILYTSCGILHSKGLRGANIMHK, via the coding sequence ATGAAATTATCAGAAGTAAAGGAATTGCTTGGTGCAGAGATATTAGCAGGGGAGGATAATTTAAAAACGGAAATAACCAGTGCCTTTGCCTGTGATTTGATGAGTGATGTGCTAGCCTTTGTAGAAGATAAATCATTACTACTAACCGGGCTGATTAACATGCAAACCATTAGAACTGCGGAAATGATGGATATTGAAGCTATTGTTTTTGTACGAGGGAAAAAACCGAACGATGAAATTCTAAAATTAGCTAGAGAAAACAACATGGTGATCTTAACCACGAAACACATACTCTATACCAGCTGCGGAATTTTGCATAGCAAAGGGCTTCGGGGCGCAAATATTATGCATAAATAA
- a CDS encoding MogA/MoaB family molybdenum cofactor biosynthesis protein yields the protein MTKAGVITVSDKGSKGQRVDKSGPAIKKFVEEKMDARVTSMIIVPDEQELIEKTLLYYADVLKLDLVFTTGGTGFAPRDVTPEATMNVVDKPTPGISEVIRSKSLGITPKAMLSRGTSGIRKSTLIINLPGSPRGATESVSFILDALPHGIDILKEEAKECARKD from the coding sequence TTGACAAAAGCAGGCGTTATTACAGTTAGCGATAAAGGATCAAAGGGTCAAAGAGTGGATAAAAGCGGCCCGGCTATAAAAAAGTTTGTGGAAGAAAAAATGGACGCCCGGGTTACCTCTATGATAATCGTACCCGATGAACAGGAGCTTATTGAAAAAACTTTACTCTATTACGCTGATGTATTAAAACTGGATTTAGTTTTTACCACGGGAGGAACAGGGTTTGCTCCCCGGGACGTTACTCCGGAAGCGACTATGAATGTAGTAGATAAACCGACACCGGGCATTTCTGAGGTTATTCGGTCAAAAAGCTTAGGAATTACACCCAAAGCGATGTTATCCCGGGGAACTTCAGGAATTCGTAAAAGCACATTGATCATCAACCTTCCGGGAAGCCCTAGAGGCGCCACAGAAAGCGTTTCTTTCATCCTGGATGCTTTGCCCCATGGTATAGATATCTTAAAAGAGGAAGCAAAAGAATGTGCTAGGAAAGACTGA
- a CDS encoding NUDIX domain-containing protein has translation MIVRNCSGGIVFYANQVFLLQNEKDEWVLPKGKIRNEDSPIDTSLERVKQEAGIDAEILSSAGESSYEFYSVTRKKPVCNQITWYIMKAKNKDFTVNYDLGFKNGGFFKIDEAMEMITYSQDKSLVNLSYKKYKDLMKSMVNA, from the coding sequence ATGATTGTACGAAATTGTTCTGGAGGAATTGTGTTTTATGCAAATCAAGTATTTCTGTTACAAAATGAAAAAGACGAATGGGTACTGCCGAAAGGAAAAATTCGTAATGAAGATTCTCCAATAGATACTTCGCTGGAAAGAGTAAAACAGGAAGCGGGTATCGATGCTGAAATTTTGTCAAGCGCCGGAGAATCCAGTTACGAATTTTATTCTGTTACGCGGAAAAAACCGGTTTGTAATCAAATCACATGGTATATTATGAAGGCTAAAAACAAAGATTTCACAGTGAACTACGACTTAGGCTTTAAAAATGGAGGTTTCTTTAAAATTGATGAAGCCATGGAAATGATTACCTATAGCCAAGATAAGTCTTTGGTAAACCTCTCCTATAAAAAATATAAAGACCTGATGAAAAGTATGGTTAATGCATAA
- a CDS encoding transglycosylase domain-containing protein, which produces MSYEKDAQNKNNRKKKNTSLKQKKFFQALTFTTAVILVLGIIIAGFTLNFVYSTISDSPDIDPRNMYDLLGNNSFILDNEGNILEEIEQDEHRVIVDYAEIPEIVRDGFVAIEDERFWSHNGLDFKRIVGAAWSNISSGTQQGGSTITQQLAKNLYLTHDQTYTRKIQDAYYATQIENQLSKDQILEAYLNTINLGGQNHGVEAASQAYFSKPVSELDLVEGALLAGIPRNPSRYSPIRYVHEDDVSEQDIVLDDTSDYVIIFDERSIPRYQLVLRMMHKNDYITEEEYESALAEGENLHERINPSRYADSGISSHFADLVKDDVIEALVEKGHTEDEANQLLYSGGLRIHSTLERGMQEITEEEFNNPDNFPDSLRDEQGNLLRDEDGNVQPQGAMVISDPKTGEIKAFMGGRETTGRRIFNRAIGSGRPPGSSMKPLAAYLPALNNQHTVASVIDDIPVYLNPEKPEERYPRNVNREYAGLTNLREGVKWSSNVVAMRLMLELGSSDSDSLRIMGEALDSVGVTINNPVNSTVLGSDNVSPYEMNRAYNVIANEGVYTDLISFTRIEDASGNLILENQPEKHRVYDPEVSYLMTDIMRTAVNSGYGRQAAIRSDNQGIPVSGKTGTTQDQKDAWFVGFTPYLSGATWMGFDDNDNPITGSSVVSARLWSQVMTRIHEDYENKDFTRPDNIISREVCAISGKIPTELCERDPRGSQVTTELFIRGTEPTEECDSHVLVKIHEPTGTLATDDTPEEEIKEKVYVSRPVPYYPEDHDGITPRDWPYELPKEYEELEEYDPEIHGTGSVTVKYVEIDENGEVIQTLSPQEYVIEDEKAGTEYSTEQLTFDNYEFVGMDPDSAPASGTVSKEDQHVIYQYQAVLPEDSEDDEPDEDENGETDNEENEDDDEDDNDEDEEDGEEEDDSSNENNNGNGNNNGNSN; this is translated from the coding sequence ATGTCCTATGAAAAAGATGCACAAAATAAAAACAATCGAAAGAAAAAAAATACATCTTTAAAACAAAAAAAGTTTTTCCAGGCTTTAACCTTTACCACAGCTGTTATTCTGGTCCTTGGCATTATCATTGCCGGGTTTACGCTGAATTTTGTTTATAGCACCATCAGTGACAGTCCGGATATTGACCCCCGCAATATGTACGATTTACTGGGAAACAACTCCTTTATCCTTGATAACGAAGGAAATATATTAGAGGAAATTGAGCAGGATGAACATCGAGTGATTGTGGATTATGCTGAAATTCCGGAAATTGTACGCGATGGTTTTGTGGCCATCGAAGATGAACGTTTCTGGTCTCATAATGGTCTGGACTTCAAAAGAATTGTTGGAGCCGCATGGTCAAATATTTCTTCCGGCACTCAACAGGGCGGCAGCACCATTACACAACAACTTGCAAAGAACCTTTATCTTACCCATGACCAGACCTATACACGAAAGATACAAGACGCTTATTACGCTACCCAAATTGAAAATCAATTGTCAAAGGATCAAATCCTTGAAGCTTATTTAAACACAATAAACCTTGGAGGCCAAAATCATGGCGTCGAAGCAGCATCCCAGGCATATTTTTCTAAACCTGTAAGTGAGTTGGATTTAGTAGAAGGGGCCTTGCTTGCGGGGATACCCCGTAACCCTTCCCGCTACTCTCCAATCCGTTACGTTCATGAAGACGATGTGAGCGAACAGGATATCGTCTTGGACGATACCTCCGACTATGTCATTATTTTTGATGAACGATCTATTCCCAGATATCAACTGGTCTTACGGATGATGCATAAAAACGACTACATCACGGAGGAGGAATACGAAAGTGCTTTAGCCGAAGGGGAAAACCTCCATGAACGTATCAATCCCAGCCGATATGCGGACAGTGGAATTTCTTCCCACTTTGCTGATCTAGTAAAAGATGATGTAATAGAAGCCTTGGTCGAAAAGGGCCACACAGAAGATGAGGCTAATCAACTACTGTATTCCGGTGGTTTGAGAATTCATAGTACTTTGGAACGAGGCATGCAGGAAATCACCGAAGAGGAGTTTAACAACCCTGATAATTTCCCCGATAGTTTAAGAGACGAACAAGGAAACCTATTACGGGATGAAGACGGAAATGTTCAGCCCCAGGGAGCTATGGTTATCTCCGATCCAAAAACTGGTGAAATCAAGGCTTTTATGGGCGGGCGAGAAACCACGGGGAGACGTATTTTCAATCGGGCAATTGGATCCGGTCGTCCGCCGGGATCCTCTATGAAACCTTTAGCCGCTTATCTTCCTGCCCTTAATAATCAGCATACCGTTGCCAGTGTCATTGATGATATCCCTGTATATTTAAACCCAGAGAAGCCCGAGGAAAGATATCCAAGAAATGTTAACCGAGAATATGCAGGATTAACCAATTTACGTGAGGGTGTAAAATGGTCGAGTAATGTGGTTGCCATGAGACTCATGTTAGAATTAGGTTCTAGCGATTCCGATTCCCTTAGAATAATGGGAGAAGCTTTGGATTCTGTGGGTGTTACAATAAATAATCCCGTTAACTCCACGGTACTGGGTTCTGATAATGTAAGTCCTTATGAAATGAATAGAGCTTATAATGTTATTGCTAACGAAGGTGTTTATACGGACCTTATATCTTTCACACGTATAGAGGACGCTTCCGGAAACTTGATTCTTGAGAACCAACCGGAAAAACATCGGGTCTATGATCCTGAAGTCAGTTATCTAATGACTGATATAATGAGAACTGCAGTCAATAGCGGATACGGCCGACAAGCTGCAATTCGATCGGATAATCAAGGAATTCCTGTTTCAGGAAAAACCGGAACCACCCAGGATCAAAAGGACGCTTGGTTTGTAGGTTTTACTCCTTATCTTTCCGGAGCTACTTGGATGGGCTTTGATGACAACGACAATCCGATAACCGGTAGCAGTGTTGTTTCCGCTCGTCTTTGGTCTCAGGTAATGACCCGTATCCATGAAGACTATGAAAACAAAGATTTTACAAGACCGGATAACATTATTTCTAGAGAAGTGTGTGCTATATCCGGTAAGATCCCTACAGAGCTTTGCGAAAGAGATCCCCGGGGAAGCCAGGTGACCACTGAACTGTTTATCCGAGGGACTGAACCCACAGAGGAATGCGACAGCCATGTACTTGTTAAAATCCACGAACCTACCGGTACCTTAGCAACTGATGATACCCCAGAAGAGGAAATCAAAGAAAAGGTTTATGTCTCTCGACCGGTCCCCTATTACCCTGAAGATCATGATGGTATCACGCCGAGGGACTGGCCCTATGAGCTTCCGAAAGAATATGAGGAACTGGAAGAGTATGATCCTGAAATCCACGGGACCGGTTCTGTAACCGTGAAATATGTAGAAATTGATGAGAACGGCGAAGTAATTCAGACACTTTCTCCTCAAGAGTATGTTATAGAAGATGAAAAAGCCGGAACCGAGTATTCAACAGAGCAGCTTACTTTTGATAACTATGAGTTTGTAGGTATGGATCCCGATAGTGCTCCGGCCTCCGGCACGGTATCCAAAGAAGATCAACATGTTATATATCAGTACCAGGCAGTTCTTCCCGAGGATAGCGAGGATGATGAGCCTGATGAAGATGAAAACGGCGAGACCGATAATGAGGAAAATGAAGACGATGACGAAGATGATAACGACGAAGATGAAGAGGATGGTGAGGAGGAAGACGATAGTTCTAATGAAAACAATAATGGAAATGGTAATAATAACGGCAACTCAAACTAA
- a CDS encoding ATP-binding protein: protein MKVKLMSAINLEFVVAKEDFSKAGEASSSIKKTLKKLGIDSKIIRKVAIVTYEAEMNIVIHSIGGKIMVDIDTEKIKIQAIDQGPGIEDTEKAMEVGFSTATQKVRELGFGAGMGLPNIKKNSDNFEISSEINKYTKIESLIYVNP, encoded by the coding sequence ATGAAGGTGAAGTTGATGAGTGCTATAAACTTAGAGTTTGTTGTGGCCAAGGAGGATTTTTCCAAAGCCGGGGAAGCATCCAGCTCCATAAAGAAAACGTTAAAAAAATTGGGGATCGACTCTAAAATTATTCGAAAGGTCGCCATAGTAACCTATGAGGCAGAAATGAACATTGTTATTCATTCCATAGGGGGAAAGATTATGGTTGATATCGATACCGAAAAAATAAAAATCCAAGCCATTGACCAGGGCCCGGGTATTGAAGACACGGAAAAAGCTATGGAGGTGGGCTTTTCCACGGCAACACAAAAAGTTCGGGAATTAGGGTTTGGTGCAGGCATGGGTTTGCCGAATATAAAAAAAAACTCCGATAATTTTGAAATATCATCAGAAATTAACAAGTATACAAAAATCGAGTCTTTAATATATGTTAACCCTTAG
- a CDS encoding CoA-binding protein, translating into MAKINGTVKEEMLEKMNWAVVGVSPNEEKFGFKVFDTLKDHKYIVYGVNPRYDEVKGEKIYHELDQIIDKVECINFVVNPKITYKMIESLEPSEVQYLWFQPGSYDDKVLELGKEKGFNMVHDSCVLVELGKR; encoded by the coding sequence ATGGCAAAAATTAATGGAACAGTAAAGGAAGAAATGTTGGAAAAAATGAATTGGGCAGTGGTAGGGGTTAGTCCAAATGAAGAAAAATTCGGATTTAAAGTATTCGATACATTGAAAGATCATAAGTATATTGTATACGGAGTGAACCCAAGATATGATGAAGTAAAGGGTGAGAAAATTTACCATGAGCTGGACCAGATTATTGATAAGGTAGAATGTATTAACTTTGTCGTTAATCCCAAAATCACTTATAAAATGATCGAAAGCTTAGAACCCTCTGAAGTGCAATATCTTTGGTTTCAGCCGGGATCCTATGATGACAAAGTTTTAGAGTTAGGAAAAGAAAAGGGCTTTAATATGGTGCATGACAGTTGTGTATTGGTGGAGTTAGGCAAACGTTAA
- the thiI gene encoding tRNA uracil 4-sulfurtransferase ThiI encodes MENVIIVRFGEINLKGKNKGFFESKLIKHIKNNIRGIENVTVYQEYSRVYIKSKKEDQGEIIDKVRKVFGIVSLSTAKCIESDLARIKETALKELKERIDQERIHSFKVVTKRANKKFPLNSMEVSSSLGEYLLDQLGDKVHVDVHNPDAVIKVEIRNRTYISSDHYPAYGGLPLETNGSALLMLSGGIDSPVAGWIMAKRGVKVHGVHFHSYPFTSERAQEKIMDLAKELSMYIGEFKIFSVNLLNIQKSISKYCQEEEMTIISRRFMTRIAQEIAKQHHFDALITGDNIGQVASQTMESLRVVTEVTEIPIFRPLIAFDKEDIVKISKDINTYEISIQPFEDCCSVFLPKRPLIKPRIDFIKASETNLDIDGLINEALENMEEEIITFELE; translated from the coding sequence ATGGAAAATGTAATAATTGTACGTTTTGGAGAAATTAATCTTAAGGGGAAAAACAAAGGATTTTTTGAAAGTAAACTTATTAAACATATAAAAAATAACATCAGAGGAATTGAAAATGTTACTGTTTATCAGGAGTACAGTAGAGTATATATCAAATCAAAAAAGGAAGATCAGGGAGAAATTATCGATAAAGTACGAAAAGTGTTCGGGATTGTTTCTTTAAGCACTGCAAAATGTATCGAGTCGGACTTGGCCAGGATTAAAGAAACTGCACTGAAAGAGTTAAAAGAGCGTATTGACCAGGAACGGATTCATAGCTTTAAAGTAGTTACTAAGCGGGCAAATAAAAAGTTCCCGCTGAACTCCATGGAAGTAAGCAGTTCCCTTGGAGAATATCTATTGGATCAACTTGGGGATAAAGTCCATGTCGATGTCCATAACCCTGATGCGGTTATTAAAGTAGAGATTCGGAATAGAACCTATATCAGTAGTGACCATTATCCGGCCTATGGAGGGCTTCCCTTAGAGACTAATGGTTCTGCATTGTTAATGTTATCCGGTGGTATCGATAGTCCTGTTGCAGGGTGGATTATGGCAAAAAGAGGAGTGAAGGTCCATGGGGTTCATTTTCATAGTTATCCTTTTACAAGTGAACGGGCCCAAGAAAAAATCATGGATCTAGCAAAGGAACTGAGCATGTATATTGGAGAGTTTAAAATTTTCAGTGTGAATCTATTAAATATCCAAAAATCCATCAGTAAGTACTGCCAAGAGGAAGAGATGACCATTATCTCAAGAAGGTTTATGACACGGATTGCCCAGGAGATTGCTAAACAACACCATTTTGACGCATTGATAACCGGGGACAATATCGGACAGGTGGCCAGTCAAACCATGGAGAGTCTTCGTGTAGTAACGGAAGTAACGGAAATCCCGATTTTTAGACCCTTGATCGCTTTTGATAAAGAAGATATTGTCAAGATATCTAAAGATATCAATACCTACGAAATATCGATTCAACCTTTCGAAGACTGTTGTTCCGTATTTTTACCGAAACGCCCTTTAATAAAGCCTCGTATCGATTTTATTAAAGCCTCGGAAACAAATTTAGATATTGATGGTTTAATAAACGAAGCATTAGAAAACATGGAGGAAGAAATTATTACATTTGAGTTGGAGTAG
- the moaC gene encoding cyclic pyranopterin monophosphate synthase MoaC yields MDGLSHFNKEGRAKMVDVGSKAETERKAIAVGKIVMKKETLENIVKQNITKGDVLSVAQVAGIMGAKETSRLIPMCHNLFLTGVDIHFSIDYDNNAVLVQGEVETHGKTGVEMEALSAVSIATLTIYDMCKAIDKDMVIEDIKLIEKTGGKSGTYRRKE; encoded by the coding sequence ATGGATGGATTATCCCATTTTAATAAAGAAGGCAGAGCAAAGATGGTTGACGTAGGGAGCAAAGCTGAAACCGAACGTAAAGCAATAGCTGTCGGAAAGATTGTTATGAAGAAGGAGACTTTAGAGAATATTGTTAAACAAAACATCACAAAGGGAGATGTGTTAAGTGTTGCTCAAGTAGCTGGAATCATGGGAGCAAAGGAAACCTCACGGTTGATTCCTATGTGTCACAATCTGTTTTTAACCGGAGTTGATATTCACTTTAGTATCGATTATGATAACAATGCAGTCTTGGTTCAAGGAGAGGTAGAAACTCATGGCAAAACCGGGGTTGAGATGGAGGCCTTAAGTGCAGTTTCTATAGCCACCCTTACGATTTATGACATGTGTAAAGCTATAGACAAAGATATGGTTATCGAAGACATTAAACTAATAGAAAAAACTGGAGGGAAGTCCGGTACGTATCGCAGAAAAGAATAG
- a CDS encoding DRTGG domain-containing protein: protein MKVKDLLKEENFRIIAGEEGIEKELQGVYIGDLLSWVMAHLQENEAWITIQSHVNVIAVGVLNDAACILLAEGASLDEDAKKKANEENLAVIETNLTAYELAVKVNKLMKENE, encoded by the coding sequence GTGAAGGTAAAAGACTTATTAAAAGAAGAAAATTTTCGTATTATTGCAGGTGAAGAAGGGATTGAAAAAGAATTGCAAGGGGTTTATATAGGGGATTTACTAAGCTGGGTGATGGCTCATCTGCAAGAAAATGAAGCATGGATAACGATTCAAAGTCACGTAAATGTAATTGCAGTTGGAGTATTGAATGATGCAGCCTGTATTTTACTGGCGGAAGGTGCATCTTTGGATGAAGATGCAAAGAAAAAAGCGAATGAGGAAAATTTAGCTGTTATTGAAACTAATTTAACCGCATATGAACTTGCTGTTAAAGTGAACAAGTTGATGAAGGAAAATGAATAA